The Streptomyces sp. cg36 genomic interval CAAGGACGGGCACGCGACCGGCCCCGGCGTCTTCGACATGCTGGGCGGTGTGGTGCAGGCCATCCACGGCGTGGCCGCGCTCGACGACCGGTCGGGTGTCGAGATCCTGATCACGGCCGATGAAGAGGTCGGCTCCGCCTCCTCCCGGGCCCTGCTCGAAGAGCGGGCCCTGGCCTGCGGCGCCGTGCTCGTGGTCGAGGGCGCGGCCGACGGCGGGGGCCTCAAGACCGGCCGCAAGGGCTGCGGCACTTTCGAGGTGACGGTGACCGGGCGGGCCGCGCACGCCGGCCTCGAGCCCGAGGCCGGGATCAACGCGCTGGTGGAAGCCGCGCACCAGGTACTGGCCATCGCCGGGCTCGCCCGGCCGGGCAGCGGCACCACGGTCACCCCCACGGTCGCTGCCGCGGGCACCCTGGACAACGTCGTACCGGCGCGGGCGACCGTCACCGTCGACGTCCGGGTGGAGTCGGGCGAGGAGGAGGACCGGGTCGAGGCGGCGTTCGCGGCGCTGACACCGCGGCTCGACGGTGCGCGGATCGCGGTACGGGGAGGCATCGGCCGCCCGCCGATGCCCGAGTCGGCGTCGACCGAACTCTTCGCGGCGGCCCGGCGGCTGCTGCCGGACCTGGAGGGCGTCGCGGTCGGCGGCGGCAGCGACGGCAACTTCACGGCCGCGCTGGGGGTGGCGACCCTCGACGGTCTCGGGGCCGTCGGCGCGGGCGCCCACGCCGACCACGAGTACGTGGTGGTCGACGCCATGACCGAGCGGGCGAACCTCATCGCGGGGCTGGTGGAAGCGGTGCGGACGAAGACGCGCTGAGCATCGCTCTGCGCGGGCCGCGGCGGCCTCGGACCGTGCTCCGGGACCCGCCTTCCCGCCCTGCGGCGGTGCCCCGTACGGCCCGGTGGCTTCGGACCTGCCCCGGGACTCGGCCTCCCAGCCCTGCGGCGCCGCCCTATTCGGCCAGTTCCGCGAGGTCCACCGGCACCCGCCAGGTGATCCGGCGGCGCACCGACTCCAGTTCGTCCTGGAGCGGGGACGGCGGCACGGCGAGCACCGGGCAGGTGGCGTGGGCCAGGCAGTAGCGGGCGACCGAGGGGTGCAGCAGCCGGTGCAGCCGTCCGCGCGCCCCGGCGCCGACGACGAGGAGGTCGTCGGGACCGTCGGCGGCCCGTACCAGCGCCACTCCCGGGGTGCCCCAGATGATGAGCCCCTTGGTCGCCACGTCCGGCCCGCCGGGCCCGAACGCGTCGTCGAGCGCCTGCAGCAGACGCTCGCCCGCCACCCGGCGGCACTCCTCGACCACGGACGGC includes:
- a CDS encoding M20 family metallopeptidase — translated: MTTHQAVPVNVDAMIDDLRTLVEVESPSRDLDALRTSARTVAAVIENRLGGRAAVVEREQLPHVHWSGGGDPRVLILGHHDTVFPLGTLERRPFLVKDGHATGPGVFDMLGGVVQAIHGVAALDDRSGVEILITADEEVGSASSRALLEERALACGAVLVVEGAADGGGLKTGRKGCGTFEVTVTGRAAHAGLEPEAGINALVEAAHQVLAIAGLARPGSGTTVTPTVAAAGTLDNVVPARATVTVDVRVESGEEEDRVEAAFAALTPRLDGARIAVRGGIGRPPMPESASTELFAAARRLLPDLEGVAVGGGSDGNFTAALGVATLDGLGAVGAGAHADHEYVVVDAMTERANLIAGLVEAVRTKTR
- a CDS encoding universal stress protein — translated: MTEQGRERRVVVGVSGSLGSLTALHRAAAEARRTGAVLRAVLAWAPPGGELGHRARPEPSVVEECRRVAGERLLQALDDAFGPGGPDVATKGLIIWGTPGVALVRAADGPDDLLVVGAGARGRLHRLLHPSVARYCLAHATCPVLAVPPSPLQDELESVRRRITWRVPVDLAELAE